A region of Faecalibacterium taiwanense DNA encodes the following proteins:
- a CDS encoding VirB4-like conjugal transfer ATPase, CD1110 family has protein sequence MIPFWKKTGKHSKPQSAQKRRQNTKPAVPRTAQQSIPMQRMFEDGTCRVKPNYYTRTIQYQDINYQLAQQEDKTAIFEEWCSFLNFFDSSIKFELSFVNMATDSTEFEKSIRIPFQKDGFDDVRAEYSQMLRQQLAKGNNGLTKTKFITFGVEGESMAQVKPRLDHIQNDLLNNFHRLGVQAKPLNGAQRLKLMHDMFNMDGASKFHFDWKDLVKSGLSVKDAIAPTAFAFKNSRTFQMGGIFCAASFLSITASDISDQLLKDFLDMDSSQIVTMHIQSVDQNRAIKTVKRTITELDRSKIEEQKKAIRAGYDIDIIPSDLATYGRDAKALLKELQSQNERMFLVTFLVLNTGRTEQELENNVFQASSIAQKHNCNLCRLDFQQEQGLMSSLPLADCQIEIQRGLTTSSTAIFIPFTTQELYQSGKESLYYGLNALSNNLIMVDRKKLKNPNGLILGTPGSGKSFSAKREIANAFLVTDDDIIINDPEGEYSPLVNRLKGQVIKISPNSTQFINPMDINANYSEEDNPLSLKADFILSLCELVVGGKEGLLPVEKTVIDRCVHLIYRKYFADPCPENMPILEDLYNALLQQDEKEAHHVATALEIYVKGSLNLFNHRTNVNVNKRIVCYDIKELGKQMKKLGMLIVQDQVWGRVTANRSSGKSTRYYMDEMHLLLKEEQTAAYSVEIWKRFRKWGGIPTGLTQNVKDLLSSREVENIFENSDMIIMLNQAAGDRQILAKQLNISPHQLSYVTHSGEGEGLLFFGNVILPFVDRFPTDLELYRIMTTKLGEVSEGAQK, from the coding sequence ATGATCCCGTTTTGGAAAAAGACCGGTAAGCACAGCAAGCCCCAGTCTGCGCAGAAGCGCAGGCAGAACACAAAGCCTGCTGTTCCCCGGACCGCCCAGCAGTCCATCCCCATGCAGCGGATGTTCGAGGATGGCACCTGTCGGGTGAAGCCCAACTATTACACCCGCACCATCCAGTATCAGGACATCAATTACCAGCTCGCCCAGCAGGAGGATAAGACCGCCATTTTTGAGGAATGGTGCAGTTTTCTGAACTTCTTCGACAGCTCCATCAAATTTGAACTGTCCTTTGTGAACATGGCAACCGACAGCACCGAGTTTGAAAAGAGCATCCGCATTCCGTTCCAGAAGGATGGCTTTGACGATGTTCGTGCCGAGTATTCCCAGATGCTGCGCCAGCAGCTTGCCAAGGGCAATAATGGTCTGACCAAGACCAAGTTCATCACCTTTGGCGTGGAGGGCGAGAGCATGGCACAGGTCAAGCCCCGGCTTGACCACATCCAGAATGACCTGCTGAACAACTTCCACCGGCTGGGTGTGCAGGCAAAGCCCTTGAACGGTGCCCAGCGGCTGAAACTCATGCACGATATGTTCAATATGGACGGTGCCAGCAAATTTCATTTTGACTGGAAAGACCTTGTGAAAAGCGGACTTTCGGTGAAGGATGCCATTGCGCCCACCGCCTTTGCCTTCAAAAACTCCCGGACGTTCCAGATGGGCGGTATTTTTTGTGCCGCCAGCTTTCTGAGCATCACGGCATCCGACATCAGCGACCAGCTGCTGAAGGATTTTCTGGACATGGATTCCAGCCAGATCGTCACCATGCACATCCAGTCCGTTGACCAGAACCGTGCCATCAAGACGGTGAAGCGCACCATCACCGAACTGGACCGCAGTAAGATCGAGGAGCAGAAAAAAGCTATCCGTGCCGGGTATGATATTGACATCATTCCGTCGGATTTGGCAACTTACGGACGGGATGCGAAAGCCCTGCTCAAAGAGTTGCAGAGCCAGAACGAGCGGATGTTCCTAGTCACTTTTCTGGTGCTGAACACCGGGCGCACGGAACAGGAGTTGGAAAACAATGTCTTTCAGGCCAGCTCCATCGCCCAGAAGCACAACTGCAATCTGTGCCGGTTGGATTTCCAGCAGGAGCAGGGGCTGATGAGCAGCCTGCCGCTGGCAGATTGCCAGATCGAAATTCAGCGGGGACTGACCACCAGCAGCACGGCCATCTTCATTCCGTTCACCACACAGGAACTTTACCAGTCTGGCAAAGAAAGCCTGTATTACGGCCTGAACGCCCTGTCCAACAACCTCATCATGGTGGATCGTAAAAAGCTGAAAAACCCGAATGGCTTGATTCTCGGCACTCCGGGAAGCGGCAAAAGTTTCTCGGCAAAGCGTGAAATTGCCAACGCCTTTCTGGTGACGGACGATGATATTATTATCAATGATCCCGAAGGCGAATACTCGCCGCTGGTGAACCGGCTGAAAGGTCAGGTCATCAAAATCAGCCCCAACAGCACCCAGTTCATCAATCCCATGGACATCAATGCCAACTACTCCGAGGAAGATAACCCGCTTTCCCTGAAGGCTGACTTTATTCTTTCTTTGTGTGAACTGGTGGTGGGCGGCAAAGAAGGGCTACTGCCGGTGGAGAAAACCGTCATTGACCGCTGTGTGCATCTGATCTACCGCAAATATTTTGCGGACCCCTGCCCGGAGAATATGCCCATCCTTGAGGATTTGTACAACGCCCTACTCCAACAGGACGAGAAAGAAGCCCATCATGTTGCCACCGCACTGGAAATCTATGTGAAAGGCTCCCTGAACCTGTTCAACCACCGCACCAATGTGAACGTCAACAAGCGCATCGTCTGCTATGACATCAAGGAACTGGGCAAGCAGATGAAGAAACTCGGTATGCTCATCGTGCAGGATCAGGTCTGGGGACGTGTCACCGCAAACCGCAGCAGCGGAAAGTCCACCCGGTATTATATGGACGAGATGCACCTGCTTCTGAAAGAGGAGCAGACTGCGGCGTATTCCGTGGAGATCTGGAAGCGTTTTCGCAAGTGGGGCGGCATCCCGACCGGATTAACACAGAACGTGAAAGATCTTCTTTCTTCTCGTGAGGTCGAGAATATTTTTGAAAATTCCGACATGATCATCATGCTGAATCAGGCGGCAGGAGATCGCCAGATTCTCGCAAAACAGCTCAACATCTCGCCCCATCAGCTTTCCTATGTGACCCACTCCGGCGAGGGCGAAGGGCTGCTGTTCTTCGGCAATGTGATTCTGCCCTTTGTTGACCGGTTCCCCACCGATCTGGAACTCTACCGCATTATGACCACCAAGTTGGGTGAAGTCTCGGAGGGTGCGCAGAAATGA
- a CDS encoding DUF4315 family protein yields MGERLERLKVMLKKEQERRIKLNNRIAILERRIQEESAAEVADMVRTANVTPEQLAILLRQAATTPPTPAALSAVGAEFDKEDMENDD; encoded by the coding sequence ATGGGTGAAAGACTGGAAAGACTCAAGGTGATGCTCAAAAAAGAGCAGGAACGCCGCATCAAGCTGAACAACCGCATTGCGATTCTGGAACGGCGCATTCAGGAGGAATCGGCGGCAGAGGTTGCCGACATGGTGCGCACTGCAAACGTGACCCCGGAACAGCTTGCGATCCTGCTGCGGCAGGCGGCAACTACGCCCCCGACCCCGGCTGCACTGTCCGCAGTCGGCGCAGAATTCGACAAGGAGGATATGGAAAATGATGATTAA
- a CDS encoding DUF4366 domain-containing protein — protein sequence MMIKKFGALLLSAVLCIGIAVPAFAFEGDTATVEQPVLPEVVEEDVVTITDETSGALTPEGNLTLVDDYYTNYSDGSGQQFITLVSKSGATFYLVIDRNSKGAQTVHFMNLVDEADLLALMEEEAADAYTAEKEAAAQAELDRLKAEEEAKKAAEAAASSGTEQPKENKVTKIASGFLGVVVLIALAAGGGFYFYRQQMQKKKAEKEALDPDANYTEDKGDFEIPTDVPDEDEAPDEQDTEPI from the coding sequence ATGATGATTAAGAAATTCGGCGCACTGCTGCTGTCGGCGGTGCTGTGCATTGGCATTGCGGTTCCCGCTTTTGCCTTTGAGGGCGATACTGCCACGGTGGAACAGCCTGTTCTGCCGGAAGTCGTGGAGGAAGATGTTGTCACCATCACGGATGAAACCTCCGGCGCACTGACCCCGGAGGGCAATCTGACGTTGGTGGACGATTACTACACCAATTATTCGGATGGCAGCGGCCAGCAGTTCATCACGCTGGTGTCGAAGTCTGGTGCGACATTTTATCTGGTAATCGACCGAAATAGCAAAGGCGCACAGACCGTACACTTTATGAACCTGGTGGATGAAGCCGACCTTCTGGCTCTGATGGAGGAAGAAGCTGCCGATGCCTACACTGCGGAAAAAGAAGCGGCGGCACAGGCGGAACTGGACAGGCTGAAAGCCGAGGAAGAAGCCAAGAAGGCTGCGGAAGCAGCGGCGTCATCCGGCACGGAACAGCCCAAGGAAAATAAGGTCACAAAAATCGCATCCGGCTTTCTGGGCGTGGTGGTGCTGATTGCGCTGGCGGCAGGCGGCGGCTTCTATTTCTATCGCCAGCAGATGCAGAAGAAAAAAGCCGAAAAAGAAGCCCTTGACCCCGATGCAAACTACACCGAGGACAAGGGCGATTTTGAGATCCCCACCGATGTGCCGGACGAGGACGAAGCCCCGGACGAGCAGGACACTGAACCCATCTGA
- a CDS encoding ATP-binding protein, translating to MAYIQRSLEKVVEQVTQEYPVVLVTGPRQVGKTTMLKKLMEGSSRGYVSLDDLNDRALAKNDPELFLQLHKPPVLIDEVQYAPELFTYIKVYADTHQEPGAFWLTGSQVFKLMRGVQESLAGRVAVLSMTSLSQSELNGAETEPFRVDLDDLLKRERQSKSVDTKGIFERIYQGSMPAIASGKNTNSQIFYSSYLSTYIERDVKELSDAIDALKFLRFMTAVAARCSQMLNVSDIAQDADINQKQAKDWLHILETLGIIFYLHPYSNNLLKRLVKTPKLYFYDTGLVCYLTRWSSAEVLECGAMNGAILENYVVSEIAKTYLNTGREPFMYYYRDKDAKEIDIVLEQDGVLNPIEIKKTSNPGTELTKVFSLLDKASVPRGKGAIVCMKPKVGVIDRDNYIVPIWTI from the coding sequence ATGGCGTATATTCAAAGAAGTCTGGAAAAAGTTGTGGAGCAAGTCACACAGGAATACCCGGTCGTTCTTGTGACGGGTCCCCGACAAGTTGGCAAGACGACTATGCTGAAAAAGCTTATGGAGGGCAGTTCCCGTGGCTATGTATCACTGGATGATTTGAACGATCGGGCACTGGCAAAAAATGACCCGGAGCTGTTTTTGCAGCTGCATAAGCCACCGGTTCTGATCGACGAGGTACAGTACGCCCCGGAGCTATTTACCTATATTAAGGTATATGCCGACACCCATCAGGAGCCGGGGGCCTTTTGGCTGACCGGCTCGCAGGTGTTCAAGTTGATGCGCGGAGTACAGGAATCTCTTGCAGGGCGTGTTGCCGTGCTGTCCATGACCTCGCTTTCGCAGTCGGAGCTGAACGGAGCGGAAACAGAGCCGTTCCGGGTTGATCTGGATGACCTGCTGAAGCGGGAGAGACAAAGCAAGTCGGTGGACACCAAGGGCATTTTTGAGCGGATCTATCAAGGCTCCATGCCGGCCATTGCAAGCGGAAAGAATACGAACAGTCAGATTTTTTACAGCAGCTACCTGTCTACCTATATCGAACGTGATGTCAAAGAGCTTTCAGATGCCATTGATGCGTTGAAGTTCCTGCGTTTTATGACGGCGGTTGCAGCCCGCTGTTCTCAGATGCTGAACGTTTCGGACATTGCGCAGGATGCGGACATCAACCAGAAACAGGCTAAAGACTGGCTGCACATTCTGGAAACGCTTGGAATCATTTTCTATCTGCACCCTTACTCCAACAACCTGCTGAAGCGTCTGGTAAAAACTCCGAAACTCTATTTCTACGATACCGGGCTGGTCTGCTACCTGACCCGGTGGAGCAGTGCCGAGGTTCTGGAATGCGGTGCCATGAATGGGGCAATTCTTGAAAACTATGTCGTTTCCGAAATCGCCAAAACCTATCTGAACACCGGCAGGGAGCCGTTCATGTACTATTACCGGGATAAGGATGCCAAGGAAATCGACATCGTGCTGGAGCAGGATGGCGTCCTGAATCCCATCGAGATCAAAAAGACCTCCAATCCCGGAACAGAGTTGACAAAGGTGTTCTCGCTGCTGGACAAGGCATCCGTTCCGCGCGGAAAAGGTGCCATTGTCTGCATGAAGCCCAAAGTCGGCGTGATCGACCGGGACAACTATATCGTTCCAATCTGGACGATTTGA
- a CDS encoding DUF6061 family protein: MKQNRIFDQNSSQKARSWHYNMDTNRAEAQFADGSAIAIDCLAIEDEYGNTPAQRAELDWLLYNKPLECVQLVLSGEIEHYLSLGCDHGKLKD, encoded by the coding sequence ATGAAACAAAATCGAATTTTTGACCAGAATAGTTCTCAAAAAGCACGTTCTTGGCACTATAATATGGACACCAACCGAGCGGAAGCCCAGTTCGCTGATGGCTCTGCCATTGCCATTGACTGCCTTGCCATCGAGGACGAATACGGCAATACCCCGGCACAGCGAGCTGAACTTGATTGGCTACTATACAACAAGCCCTTGGAGTGCGTCCAGCTTGTGCTGAGTGGTGAGATTGAGCATTATCTCTCACTTGGCTGTGACCATGGCAAACTGAAAGACTAA
- a CDS encoding serine protease yields MALSSMELNSGLTAFADNQSDGSKSHIERYHRYDFDTKEESIEEIIVETNSFTDGETTAGYFPNGKISDIDLSDLYAIIGSNDITVVDNPTATPYCSTVCLQITTNNGGTNYGSGFMIGPNALATAAHNLYSIKEKAYVKSVNVAPARSDNSKPFGSENVSASSMIVSDSYLAGTSSEDWAIITLKNNLGTKTGWLGLHWQSSNYSSSQLVYAYGYPSQINGADARYRMCKSSGYIRSQTSKYLKGDWDLTGGFSGGPLVEYISGAGYVAIGIHKDGSTIDGSSYPTSYTGALRITQSLYTLFLSYRG; encoded by the coding sequence GTGGCTCTTTCTTCAATGGAGCTTAACTCTGGGCTGACTGCTTTTGCAGATAATCAAAGTGATGGAAGCAAATCTCATATCGAGAGATACCATAGATACGATTTTGATACAAAAGAAGAATCTATAGAGGAAATTATAGTTGAAACCAATTCCTTCACGGATGGAGAGACAACTGCAGGCTATTTTCCAAATGGAAAGATTTCGGATATTGATCTATCCGATCTGTATGCGATTATCGGAAGCAATGATATCACTGTTGTTGATAATCCAACGGCAACACCATATTGTAGTACGGTATGCCTACAGATAACGACCAATAATGGAGGGACAAATTATGGTTCTGGATTTATGATTGGGCCTAATGCACTTGCAACAGCAGCACATAATCTATACAGTATAAAGGAAAAAGCCTACGTTAAGTCGGTAAATGTCGCACCTGCTCGATCTGATAATAGTAAACCTTTTGGAAGCGAAAATGTATCGGCAAGTTCGATGATTGTTAGTGATTCTTATCTTGCTGGAACAAGTTCGGAGGATTGGGCGATTATTACGCTCAAGAATAATTTAGGAACGAAAACGGGATGGCTTGGGTTACATTGGCAGTCTAGCAATTATTCATCATCACAGTTGGTGTATGCTTATGGCTATCCGAGCCAAATAAATGGTGCCGATGCGAGATATCGGATGTGTAAATCTTCTGGGTATATTAGAAGTCAGACTTCAAAATATCTCAAGGGCGATTGGGATTTGACAGGTGGCTTTAGTGGTGGTCCTCTTGTAGAATATATTTCTGGAGCTGGGTATGTAGCTATCGGAATCCATAAAGATGGAAGCACAATTGATGGTTCTTCATATCCAACTTCTTATACAGGGGCATTGAGAATAACACAATCGCTTTATACGCTGTTCCTTTCATACAGAGGTTGA
- a CDS encoding DUF4367 domain-containing protein — MSERTDISFDAALMMALRADAQRELDSLPTPKQFEEIYPDTSQWDERMTEALKKKKHHPVLKRVLIAALTLVMLTVGALAVSADFRRAVYTMIQKFLPIEMQLTYQVDGEPLEWLPDGYSDHYVPNGFEMDDVQKFERAENFLHVYSSKETEESYTVRCSIIQPGQQSLFDNEHTVYETVKVGEADGVLGTSTDEHGKNVYTLSWEHRGITHTVMGNIPYDEIMKIAEGIR, encoded by the coding sequence ATGAGTGAGCGGACAGACATTTCATTTGATGCGGCTTTGATGATGGCACTTCGTGCAGATGCGCAAAGAGAACTGGATTCGCTTCCAACGCCAAAGCAGTTTGAGGAAATCTACCCAGATACGTCCCAATGGGACGAACGAATGACAGAGGCCTTAAAGAAGAAAAAGCACCACCCAGTGTTGAAACGAGTACTAATTGCGGCATTGACACTCGTAATGCTGACGGTTGGTGCTCTTGCGGTCAGCGCTGATTTCCGCAGGGCAGTCTATACGATGATTCAAAAATTTCTGCCCATTGAGATGCAGCTGACTTATCAGGTGGATGGCGAACCGCTGGAGTGGCTCCCGGATGGATACAGCGACCATTATGTGCCGAACGGCTTTGAAATGGACGATGTGCAGAAATTTGAGCGAGCAGAAAACTTTTTACATGTTTACTCGTCAAAAGAAACAGAGGAAAGCTACACAGTCCGTTGCTCAATTATCCAGCCAGGGCAGCAGTCCCTGTTTGATAATGAGCATACAGTGTACGAAACCGTAAAGGTCGGAGAAGCAGATGGTGTACTTGGAACCAGTACGGATGAACATGGAAAGAATGTTTATACTCTAAGTTGGGAACATCGGGGGATTACACATACCGTTATGGGAAACATTCCATACGATGAGATTATGAAAATTGCGGAAGGTATCCGTTAA
- a CDS encoding RNA polymerase sigma factor, translating into MTALLALYLSVLDDRNFEEDFTEVYNTYKRLVYHTAYKIMDDSYLAEDVLQEVFLYVAKNFSKIHRENCHELAAYLVSCSRSRAYDMLRKQREELLEDVPNEPDAAPVPDDAAVSTDNIERLTELIGQMKPMYRDPLRLLAMGYTNREIAKSLGLTDEVVRTRLFRGRKLLWKEMNSHE; encoded by the coding sequence GTGACTGCGTTGCTTGCGTTATATCTAAGTGTGCTTGATGATCGAAACTTTGAAGAAGATTTTACCGAGGTGTACAATACATACAAACGGCTGGTTTACCATACCGCTTACAAAATCATGGATGATTCGTATCTGGCAGAGGATGTGCTACAAGAGGTATTTTTGTACGTTGCAAAAAATTTTTCTAAAATTCATCGAGAAAACTGTCACGAACTCGCTGCTTATCTCGTTAGTTGTAGTAGAAGCCGTGCATATGATATGCTTCGCAAACAACGAGAAGAATTGCTGGAAGATGTCCCAAACGAACCAGATGCCGCTCCGGTGCCGGATGATGCAGCAGTTAGCACCGATAACATTGAACGTCTAACAGAACTGATTGGCCAAATGAAACCGATGTACCGTGATCCGCTACGCCTTTTGGCAATGGGATATACAAACCGTGAGATTGCAAAATCGCTGGGATTAACGGATGAAGTGGTACGAACACGGCTCTTTCGAGGACGAAAACTATTATGGAAGGAGATGAACAGCCATGAGTGA
- a CDS encoding DUF3847 domain-containing protein — protein sequence MPLTQPKTDLAYLRSEKAKAEQQLRYYQHREKILEHQIPELTRKARVHRLCTRAGMLESFLIAPEELTNDQVMELLKISFRQPEVVLALAKMVHDVHERSNVQKPLE from the coding sequence ATGCCATTGACCCAACCGAAAACCGATCTCGCCTATCTCCGCAGCGAGAAAGCCAAAGCAGAACAGCAGCTGCGCTACTACCAGCACCGGGAGAAAATTCTGGAACACCAGATACCGGAGCTGACCCGCAAGGCCCGTGTGCATCGGCTGTGTACCCGTGCCGGAATGCTGGAAAGTTTTCTGATTGCGCCGGAAGAACTCACCAACGATCAGGTGATGGAGCTGCTGAAAATCTCGTTCCGCCAGCCTGAAGTCGTGCTGGCACTTGCAAAGATGGTGCATGATGTTCACGAACGCAGCAACGTCCAAAAACCTTTAGAATAA
- a CDS encoding replication initiator protein A: protein MTYVLLLDRATLSQKNLWIDERGFVFVIFTICSLAEQLGRSTVSVSSALKELDAAGLIERRRTRFSSPNHIFVKIPNVE from the coding sequence ATGACTTATGTGTTGCTACTCGACCGTGCCACACTCTCGCAGAAAAATCTCTGGATAGATGAACGTGGATTCGTGTTTGTCATTTTTACGATTTGCTCTTTGGCTGAGCAGCTAGGGCGCAGCACTGTCAGTGTTTCCAGTGCGCTTAAGGAATTGGACGCTGCGGGATTGATTGAGCGCAGACGAACGCGGTTTTCTTCGCCCAATCACATCTTTGTGAAAATTCCAAATGTTGAATAG